The sequence CACAATAATCCCTGGCTAGCAAACGTCATGGCAATAAAGCAGCTGCTAAGCACCGCTGAGTGTTCCCTACAAATATGTGAAGACTGTGTCAGTGTCTGAGGCCAAATCCTCTCCTGGGAGAGCAgcttctgctgctgtgatctgtGGAGTACAGCCATTTACCACAACTCTGTTGTATTTTACAAGCAGTGCTTcctttgctgaaaaaaaaaaaaaaaaaaaaagttcatgtaGTTTATTtcaacacatacatatacatatatattatggatggacagatagaaagattttttttcaacagtgaGAATAATAATGGTAGATTAAAATCTGTTGTCCCCAAACTCCGTATCAGCTCTCTTGCTGCTGCCGTTCTTTGTCTCTGAGTTTGAGCAACATCTGCACTGTGCTTTCCCACAATCGTCCACTGGCCGTGCTCCATTTGACATATTTCAGCTGGTAGAAGAGACAATCATGACAACACTGCCCTTCAAAGGCAGCATGCAGTAACGTTAAATTTGGTCTTTATGGTATCAATGAAGACATGCTCTGCCATGTAGCTACACATcctggtgtgtgttttactgtgtgttttaCAAGGAGAACTCACAATTCAAATGCAATTCAAATGTGTATTGCATCCAAATTGTGATTTAAGGCAAAAATTAAATTGTGCCaattggatgttttttttttttttgtttgtttgtttgtgtgtttgttttttttttcagtgtgaggattccatttttttatatttgatttttctaGCTGTCCTAATAATCCTCTCCTGTGGGGGACAAATGCTACAGTCTTACTGCATAATGCACAGCCGCCTCTTCTAGTAAGACATTTTGTTCTGTTAAATCATTTGTTGAGCCAAGattttggttggtttgttacataatgaagtgaaaatgtctgtttttgtattaGCAGAGTTCTTGATGCATTCTAATTTGTCCACCCCCCTTGACCAGTGTGTCCATCAGCTCCCAGTTgtacattttcacctctgttatACTCAATGATGAATGATAACGCTAAGactcagacttttttttgttgtgcacacacactaattcACATAATTTATACACATGTACCTTTCATAATAATGTTTGTCACTGTGATAGGTGAAATATTATATCATTGTAGTATGTAACCAGTATCATTAGATAAAATACAGAATGTTTATTGTTCTTATGAAACTGCTATCACGTTATGATTccatgattttcttttttttttctttttttttttctcattctttgaattgattaaaataaatcacaaatgtTACCAATGTGTGAATTGGTTTCTTCATGCAGTTGCTTTCCGTGCAACCTCTGATATTGCTAAAAGTTAAAAGTGGTGATGTCTAGTGTTGCAGCCTAACAATAATTTGTGTCTGTCATGTAGTTACAGCTCAGGTtttgaggggggaaaagagcagaggaagaaatgtTGGCACAGTTCTCTAGAAAATCAGgcggcagaggaagagaggaagagcatcACAGTCTGCTACGCACTTCTGTAAAGGTCTTCAAGATTTTCAGCTCTGCATGCTTTTTGACTTAAAACATTTATCTATCTCGTCTTGAAGGCTGTGGAATGATTCCTGAGAGTTGTGTATAGAGAAGATATCAGTCCttgactgagagaaaaaataaaacagcacaagaAGACAGCAAGAAAAGGGGAGAAAGCTCAGCTCTGCTCCTACTTTGATGTTTCCTTGCTATAGGACAGAATGGCAGGGTATTTCACAATTTGGATGTTGTGTGGCATGCTGCCACCCCTTCTGCTGGTTGCAGGAGTAATCGAGTGTACAGAGAAAGAAAATCTGGTGAAAGAGATGCCCCGCTCGCTGACTCAACCAAGTGATTGTTTAATGGAGTGCACTTGGCTGACCTACACTAAAAAACTGGAGCTCCAGGATTATCGTAACATACGTTTCAAAGATTCAACAGAAGGTAAGACAATCAGTTCATTTTAAACTATGGGGGGTTCGTGATGTGCAGCTCAGCTGAATGTCACAAGCTGCCTGCTTAAAATAGTACCTGAAATTAAAACCTACTGTGAATTaaattatcaaattaatttCACTTTTCTTACAAGCAGCCAGTGTATGTTGTAAAATATGTTGGTCAGTGAAGTTATTGCATCACTGCTGTGCTTTAAACTAcatgacacacacctgcagtgtgTTGCACATAAAATGATCTGTGTCGGTGATGTGCATTACAAACCAGCTTCTCTCCTCAGGAGACCTTGGAGAATACTGTTGGTCGATGGATCTGCAGTGCACCATAGGAGAGAGCTTTCAGTATGCCTTCGTGGTGTTGCCTGTGGACATATCTGTGGTAGGacaagagcagctgcagctgaaatcCACTGCCCCCACGTTTGGCACGCTGGACGCACACAATAACCCCACCACGCTTGCCGAGAACTGTGGCCTCCGATACGATGTCACACACCACTTTGACAAAGAGCAGACGGAGACATCATTCTGTGTAAAGATCATCACACAGCAAGACCTCCTGGCAGACAGAGTTCTCAGATGTCCACCCTTCCTTGTCACCATTTGGCAGAGAAGTCCAAATCCAATCAAACAAGAAGGTGGAGGGTAGATAattatttgaacaacaattggAATTCTGATTGAGCTTGGATTAACATAGTTTAATTAAATGCATACTCCAATAAGGAACAGGAATTTCTAGTGTTGTTATACTTTTAGTGTGCATTTGAATCTGTATGTATTGCTTATATTATAACCAaaatgcgcgcgcgcacacacacacacacacacacacacacacacacacacacacacacacacacacacacacaaaatgcaagtGCAACGCAAGTAAAACACAAGTTCTAGCAATAGCTACAGATTCTCATAGTATGCAGTAACATACTGCATATTACATTTAACTTCACTAACTGTAagatgacattttaaatatcCAGTGGCATTGCTGTCAATTTCACTTTAAGTGATTAAAATACAGATATGGCTGTATTGAGAGGTCACGCTTTTGCTCTATGACACAGTGGGAAATTATACATCTAGATATTGACCAGTTTACATGCAGAATCCTCTGTATCCTCTGTAAGCAGTAAAGCCAGGTACTTCCCATCTCATCAGCTAAAGTTATGGTCTCACTAAAATGagacattaacacattaacacattgtGTTAACATTTAATTGCACACAGCATTGGGTGTAATGCTCCTTTGTGCTTTAAATGAGGGTGAGAGTCTTCCAACAGGGTGATATGACGACTGACCATGCTGCTCGAAACCATGACCTGTTCAGCAGCTCATTTACCAGACATTTTACCAACAGTCAGAGACCAATGAGGCTGGCCTCATTGACTAAAGGGTTGGGCAGTGTTGTTCTTGCCGTTATAACTAGAAAAGTCTAATAACAAATATGTTATTTCTGTTAATAAGTTGCTTACAATTAATATAAAACTCATATAAAACTAATATAagacaaattcatttttcctgAGTCAATAAAATTTGTAAGCAAGTTAATAgcatatatgtaaataaaacagaaattaattaCTAATCATTAATTATGTATTTTGCAACACCTATTCTGAAGCAGGGATTAGCTGAGACACTTTTAGCTTGGCCATCTAAAGTTACAAGGCAGGGACACTCAAATCACAACACAATCCACTCAGATGTAATAAGTCTTTATTATTATAGAAAAAGTGCTAAATAACTACTTCAAATGACATCACAAGGAAACAATTGCCCTAGCAGGATAGTAGAAATAGTGGTGGTATTTTTGTAGCTTTTGCATATATAACATCCCAATAACAATCATCCAGCCAGATACCAAAATATTTATACCAAAGCACTCTCTCTGTGCATATGCCATTTGCCAAATAAAGATTAAAAGGTTAAGGCACTTTGGTGTTGCCTGGGTTAACAGCATCCTTTAATTCCTTTAATTGTCTCATGCTATGCTATTGCATTTTGAGCAAATACAATATTTAGCAATACAGGAAAATAACGATAACCTGCTTGTGTTAGTGGTGATATGTGATACATGTGAGTACATATCCGAGCACAGAGCCAAAGGTGGACCAGTCCTGAATTTCTAGGCATGGAACCAGCTTTGTCTTGGGCTCAGAAGACGGTTATTGGAAGCGTGTGATATGTAATTTAGAGCACAGCAACATTTATTCCAAGAGTGGAAGACTGATACAAAGTTCTCTGATAAAAGAAGACTGTTCATAAGCTGGTTATTGGtaatttgttgttattattttaatggtaatattactatattttattcttcttttcaGTTGTACTCACTGTTTGAAtgcagaaacattaaaatattatcCTTGTCCAGCTGTTACAGTACAATCTCTTTATTCAGATCAATGtacttttctgtttctgttgcacctgtgtgtgcaggacatgcCCAGCATGAGACTGCATGAGCTTAAATATTTCCATTTGCCACAGGATCTGCACTTAAAGCAAAATGTGACGCAAgctaccattaaaaaaaatgtaatctacATCTTGGAAATCCTTGTAGGTGCATGAGGTAATACATATGCTGTTCTCTGATTCAGACAGCTTTGACAGCTAACAGACATCACCACTAAAGaaattttatttcaacaatCTTCCACTGGGAATAACTGCACAAGGGgaaaaacatatatatgtacactcTGGTTACAtctgtgatttattttaatcaatTCAAAGGATGtgagcaaaaaacaaataaaaaaaaatcatggattcaaaatgtgataaaaatggcataacaacaataaacattGTGCATTTTAAGTAAAAATACTGGTTACATATGGAgattatataatattttacatATCATTGTGAAAAATATTATTGTGAAACATCTGAAGAAGTGAATGGTGAGGTACATGTGTATAAATTATGTgaattagtgtgtgtgcacaactAAAAACAAGGCTGGTTTAGCGATATCATTCATCGTTGAGTataacagaggtgaaaatgtacAACTGGAAGCTGATGGACACACTGGTCAAGGGGGGTGGACAAATTAGAATGCATCAAGAACTCTGCtaatacaaaaacagacatttcacttcattatgtaacaaaccaaccaaaatCTTGGCTCAACAAATGATTTAACAGAACAAAATGTCTTACTAGAAGAGGCGGCTGTGCATTATGCAGTAAGACTGTAGCATTTGTCCCCCACAGGAGAGGATTTTTAGGACAGCtagaaaaatcaaatataaaaaaaatggaatcctcacactgaaagaaaaaaaaaaacaaaacatccaattGGCACAATTTAATTTTTGCCTTAAATCACAATTTGGATGCAATACACATTTGAATTGCATTTGAATTGTGAGTTCTCCttgtaaaacacacaataaaacacacaccaggATGTGTAGCTGCATGGCAGAGCATGTCTTCACTGATACCATAAAGACCAAATTTAACGTTACTGCATGCTGCCTTTGAAGGGCAGTGTGGTCACGATTGTCTCTTCTACCAGCTGAAATATGTCAAATGGAGCACGGCCAGTGGACGATTGTGGGAAAGCACAGTGCAGATGTTGCTCAAACTCAGAGACAAAGAACGGCAGCAGCAAGAGAGCTGATACGGAGTTTGGGGACAACAGATTTTAATCTACCATTATTATTCtcactgttgaaaaaaaatctttctatctatccatccataatatatatatgtatatgtatgtgttgaAATAAACtacatgaacttttttttttttttcagcaaaggAAGCACTGCTTGTAAAATACAACAGAGTTGTGGTAAATGGCTGTACTCCacagatcacagcagcagaagcTGCTGTCCCAGGAGAGGATTTGGCCTCAGACACTGACACAGTCTTCACATATTTGTAGGGAACACTCAGCAGTGCTTAGCAGCTGCTTTATTGCCATGACGTTTGCTAGCCAGGGATTATTGTGAAATATGGCTGCCTTAAATAGCTCTGTGCACACATGAGAAATGCTTTGATTGCTCTGATAAATCGATTTTCAAAGGAGTGCATACACATGTAGATTGGGATCTGAGAGTAATGAGGTGTGATTACGTGATGAATTATGTGATTATGTGGTGTATAGTGGGATGGATAGACAGGTCTGCCATATCAGAAACTTATTATCTATCCTTGGAAGCTCATTTGTATAGGAATGCCATTATTAGACCTTGGATAAAGATTACTTTGTTTCTCATGTGCGGTGCTGATGAACACACTTGGAAATGGGCTAAATACCAAAAGTTATAGAAATATAGTTTGCACATACAGTGGAAGTGCTGCTGACAGAAGTTTAAGTGCCAGTGATGTGCTCTTGTCTTTGATCTTTATGTATCTACCTATATGAGCCTGAGACTTTGATTTGCAATAGGATGTTTGTACAAGCTCATATTCTGTGTTGCATGGTGTACTGCTGTTACAAACTCATGTATGGCCTACAGAACTCACATTGACAGGACTGTAAAACAAGCTTTCCTCCTCACTGGGCAGCATGAAGTTTGTCAGGGTCACAGCCACACCTGCGGGTCAGCTGCACAGAGGAGATGACAAGGGTACTGAGTTCATCCATGTACAGGATGGGCATCATTTCCTGGGAGGTGGGCTGGCAGCATGGCACCTGCaccattaaaaacagacaaagagagagagagtcaggggATACGGGGTGGGGGTGTTACCATcactaataattaataattctAATTAATAGGCAGTCTTGATATCGCGGTAAACAATCTACAGGGTGTATGCATGAATGTATGAATCATACAGTAGATATTTCAGCACCTAAAGTGCATAAATTTGCTCATctgaatgaaacaaaaagaaTTAGTGATATTAGTTtagtgaaatgaaattaaatttcttCTGTTGGATTCTGCGCTTCATATTGAACTGAGTTCAACATGTTTTACATTCTGCTGATAATCCTGTAATCACCGGTCTTAAGTTAGTCTGAAGAGTTATTTTTTCTCATGATGGACTGTGCCTGTTGCTATCTGAGAAACCCACCTGGAACATCCTGTTTCCAAAGCGTGGCAGTAAATTCACTCACATTTCCTTTGGTTTACAAGGAAAAATAACTTTGATCTCTCACATAGAATAAGGATGTTgttattttacttgtttttttttttttattttggcatgttctcttgttattttttttagcaccttacaacaaaaatgtattctttGTGTAAGCATGCAGAAGCTAACAGAATTGTACCTGTGAGGGGTTTTCCTGGGCAGTGACGGAGTGTGATGGACAGCTCAAAGAGCTGCAGGACGTGCACTGGACCAACGTGATGCTCTCAGGATAGATCACCCAGTTGTCCCAGCCCAGATCTGTCAGATAGAGGAGACAAGACAtgggctgctgtgttttctcactCAGAGAGTACACATGTGcattcacatgcatgcaaacatgcacacacgtgtacgcgcgcgcacacacatgcatacacacgcacacacaaacatggtgtGTACCTTTGAGGAAGATCTCAGAAGCCCTCTGGCAGCACTCCAGGCCTGTGCTGTTTGCAGCACTCGGTGTCTCAGAGTTGCCAGGGAGTGTAGGAACTGGGGAGACATTGGACAAAACCACTTTTGATATTTGCAACATGATTTTGATCATAACCTTTTCATGTTTGTTCCTGTGCTGGGTCTGATCCTACCTGCAGTCAACTTGGCTGTGTGAGCAATGGCACTGAAGCTGTTTTTCCACTGTTCCCTGATCCTGGTCAGCCCACCAACAGGCAGCCATGGCTCTGACTGCAGGTTGAGATCTCTGAGGAGTCCCTTCCTGATGGACTGTAATGACTCATCCcggcacctgcacacacacatcattcacatgattaaaatacagaaaacattattttacaaaACATTTATAGTGAAGCTGATAATGTTGCATTCATCCTGTCAGGTCAcaattgtcaaaaaataaagaagcactgaatatatatgtttgtgtaaaCAAACTCCACCTTCAGGAGCCTAAAATaagatttgtttgaaaatgatctTGATTTTGGAAGGCTTAAACCAAGGCCAGAAAATAAATTTGCAGAGTTGTGGCTCTTCACTGAAGCTCAGTCAGAGAGAGTGTTTTTGAGTGATTGATTATGCGGCAAATGCTTGAGAAGAACAGTGTGTTACAGCCGGGGCTATTACTCTTCTTACACCACAGGTCACCATGACCTTGTATCACAGCCAAACTCTTCATATTCCCAATGCCCATTTGAAAAGGCCAACAGAAAGCATGCATGAACACAGACCTTATGAAAGATAATATCACTCCACAATATGACCTGCATGATAAACTGCTTGTCTAGGGTTCCAAGgctattttaaaacaaaaatgacctCTGCAAGACCATCCTGCTCTAAAATGTTTAATACTCTGCAAACAGTGAAAGATCATTGTTGCATAGACTCACTATATGAAAAGTTCAAAGaaacagttttatgtgtgttgcaCAAACATGTGTGATACTAACCTGTTGTGCCTGGTAAGAGGAGAGTCAGCAGACATTGCAGGTTGCTCTCCGGAGGGATGCAGGACAAATGTCGTCACCAGCGAAGAGCCCAGAAGCACCATCATGAGAGTGAAAACAATGGACATGGTGGACGTGCAGGACAGGTGGACTGCAATGACTTTCACGTCAGGTGTGAAGGCTGATGTTGGTTTCTGTTGGTCTGCCTGAAGGAGGAAATAGGAGTGACTAGACAGGGATGTTGCAGTAGGTATTGTTTGTCAGGGCCTGGGAACCTGGCTTTTTATCTTCCTTTAGCACAGTTTGGCCTTGAGATACTTAACATTGTTGTCTTGTCCCCTGTTCTGTGTGAAACATTAAGAGGCAGATGATCctacagagaaagacagagagacacacagaaaaaagacaaacagacagaaatgaagGCTGGGAGGGAAGCAAAAAGatgacaaaattacattttttctatTGCCACACCAAATTGCAGCATGTATAACTGATACATTTGTAGTGGTGGTCATTCATAACACAGGAGTTGGTGAAGTTGAACTGCAATAGATTTTAATGCAACAATCTTCCTGGTGAACAAAGGCTATAGCCACACTgtttaccaaaaataaataaaaaaaataaaaaaataaaaaaataatgcatactttccttaaaaaaaaaagaattagaatAAGAATAGGATATGCATGCCctgcatgcagagagagaaagcacagtCCACCAAAGCATCTAAAAGAAGAGAGACTTTCTGATTTTTCTCAGCCTATAAGTTGGTGCTTATTCCTGTAGGTGAATATGACGGGCCACACCTAGCAGGAGACACAATCTGTCCAGTCTCTTCCATCTTATGCGTACTTATCAGTTTCCATTATAACTCGCATTTTTTGGCCTGACATGAAAGACACCAATCTCCACTGATAAACGTGAAAACAGTCCTTCTGCTCTGCACTTGTCATTCAAGGACAGAGGATCTGCAGGGAAGAGAGGTAACACCAAGCGATGAGGCCTGCAGGTGATGTAAACTTCTGAAAGCACAAAGGGAGAAGCTTGGCAGCGCTCATGGCCCTGTAAGCCAGCGTGTGTCAGAGACATGCATGGAATGGGAACTTCAAGTCCTTAGATGCCCTCTCCTCTGTGAGGCCTTAGCTGGGTcccaatacagaaaaaaatatttctcatgtGGCCTGAAATAAACTCTCTTTGTTAGTCTGTGCCAGCAGATGGTGAGCACATATCAAACCGTCATTCATCAACAGTGTGGAAGGAATTCTTGGTACAAGCTGATACAAGACCTGCACTACTTTCTTTTGCCCAGAACAACCAAATGCTAAACTTCACAGAGCATCTAACATGTGATGACAATCTGGTTTTCAAATCCCTTATTGTAAAAATGCCAGTTCtgacatgcagaaaacacatcTTCTTGCTCAAAAACTTCACTATTAGTGTTTTAATATCTAATATCATATCTAAATGCTAAACATATTTTTAGAACTTCTAATGTTAAAATCTCTATAATGTTC comes from Myripristis murdjan chromosome 12, fMyrMur1.1, whole genome shotgun sequence and encodes:
- the LOC115369553 gene encoding derriere protein-like — encoded protein: MSIVFTLMMVLLGSSLVTTFVLHPSGEQPAMSADSPLTRHNRCRDESLQSIRKGLLRDLNLQSEPWLPVGGLTRIREQWKNSFSAIAHTAKLTAVPTLPGNSETPSAANSTGLECCQRASEIFLKDLGWDNWVIYPESITLVQCTSCSSLSCPSHSVTAQENPSQVPCCQPTSQEMMPILYMDELSTLVISSVQLTRRCGCDPDKLHAAQ